A genomic region of Nostoc sp. UHCC 0702 contains the following coding sequences:
- a CDS encoding threonine dehydratase, with product MFRLPQFIRNFFIRIEGFFTVFLKILTNFIRNVFGFFVSIFGYNSSSSFLESDEAQSIKRTSPQEIAETKQDNTPETPTTKRRRPEAKMDYYLKMAREIKKG from the coding sequence ATGTTTCGTCTTCCTCAATTTATTCGCAACTTTTTCATTCGTATTGAAGGCTTTTTCACTGTATTTTTGAAAATTTTGACGAATTTTATCAGAAATGTCTTTGGCTTTTTTGTTAGCATCTTCGGATACAACAGTTCTAGTAGTTTCTTAGAATCTGATGAAGCTCAAAGCATAAAACGAACTTCACCTCAAGAGATTGCTGAAACTAAGCAGGATAATACACCTGAAACTCCCACCACTAAACGCCGTCGTCCTGAAGCCAAAATGGACTATTACCTCAAAATGGCTCGTGAGATCAAAAAAGGTTAA
- a CDS encoding cupin domain-containing protein: protein MIIDPKQVPTERGTNYPDEFKPMVAGRIRQRLGNFALLNNFGVNLVTLEPGSCSALRHWHSHQDEFIYILSGELTLVTDAGAEILTPGMAAGFPAGEANGHHLVNQSSVVAVYLEVGDRTPNDQAIYPDHPHLTTEASPDGKSRKFISSPVN from the coding sequence ATGATTATCGACCCAAAACAAGTGCCTACTGAAAGAGGCACAAATTACCCCGATGAGTTCAAGCCAATGGTTGCAGGACGAATACGACAACGGTTAGGCAACTTTGCTCTCTTAAATAATTTTGGAGTAAATCTGGTGACATTAGAGCCAGGAAGCTGTTCTGCTTTGAGACATTGGCATTCTCATCAAGATGAGTTCATTTATATTTTGTCGGGTGAACTGACCTTGGTTACAGATGCAGGAGCAGAAATTCTCACACCGGGAATGGCAGCAGGATTTCCCGCAGGTGAAGCAAATGGACATCATTTAGTGAATCAATCGTCGGTGGTTGCCGTTTATTTAGAAGTAGGAGACCGTACCCCCAATGATCAAGCGATTTATCCCGACCATCCACATTTGACGACAGAAGCCAGCCCTGATGGCAAATCTAGAAAATTTATATCAAGTCCGGTTAATTAG
- a CDS encoding Gfo/Idh/MocA family oxidoreductase, whose translation MTATNGKRKIRYAVVGLGWFAQQAALPAFAHAENSQLVALVSDDDTKREELSKQYGIERTYSYEEYEDCLTSGEVDAVYIALPNHLHRDYTVRAANQAIHVLCEKPMAVTEQECEEMIKAANDNGVKLMIAYRLHLEPANLQAIEIIRSGQIGEPRIFNSVFTQQVEEGNIRLQDVTGGGTLYDIGIYCINAARYLFQDEPIEVFAIAANKGEQRFSEVEEMASVILRFPNERIATFTCSFGAASVSTYQIVGTKGDLRVDPAYPWQGELKHYLTINGETQERSFADHDQLAAEFVYFSDCILQDKDPEPSGVEGLNDVRIIRALYDSIQTGQPVQVETIQRPQYATSAQTIERPPLEEKPELIHAAEPSTKS comes from the coding sequence ATGACAGCTACAAACGGAAAGCGCAAAATTCGTTACGCCGTTGTTGGTTTAGGTTGGTTTGCTCAACAAGCCGCCTTACCTGCATTTGCCCATGCTGAAAACTCTCAATTAGTTGCTTTAGTTTCGGATGACGATACTAAACGTGAAGAACTCAGCAAACAGTACGGTATCGAGCGTACTTATTCCTATGAGGAGTACGAGGACTGTCTGACAAGCGGTGAAGTTGATGCAGTTTATATTGCACTGCCAAATCACCTGCACCGTGATTACACAGTGCGTGCAGCCAATCAGGCAATTCACGTACTGTGTGAAAAGCCAATGGCTGTAACTGAACAAGAATGTGAGGAAATGATTAAAGCCGCCAATGACAACGGCGTGAAGTTGATGATTGCTTACCGCTTACATTTAGAACCAGCAAACTTACAAGCGATCGAAATTATACGTTCAGGGCAAATTGGTGAACCGCGCATCTTTAACTCGGTTTTCACTCAACAAGTAGAAGAGGGTAATATCCGTTTACAAGATGTTACAGGTGGTGGCACGCTTTATGATATCGGCATCTATTGCATTAACGCTGCACGTTATTTATTTCAAGATGAACCAATCGAAGTTTTTGCTATAGCTGCTAATAAGGGAGAACAACGCTTCAGCGAAGTAGAAGAAATGGCCAGCGTTATCTTGCGCTTTCCCAATGAGCGAATAGCAACCTTTACCTGTAGCTTTGGTGCGGCAAGTGTTTCGACTTATCAAATCGTAGGTACCAAAGGCGACTTGCGAGTAGATCCTGCCTATCCGTGGCAAGGAGAACTCAAACATTATCTGACAATCAATGGTGAAACCCAAGAGCGTAGTTTTGCAGATCACGATCAGCTAGCAGCCGAATTTGTCTACTTTTCAGACTGTATTCTACAAGATAAAGACCCAGAGCCATCGGGGGTAGAAGGTTTAAACGATGTTCGTATCATTCGGGCGCTTTATGATTCAATTCAAACAGGTCAACCTGTACAAGTAGAAACCATTCAACGTCCTCAATATGCCACATCGGCTCAAACCATTGAGCGTCCTCCTCTTGAGGAGAAGCCAGAACTAATTCATGCGGCTGAACCTTCCACTAAGTCGTAA
- a CDS encoding pentapeptide repeat-containing protein: MKNQLSLPDLLQELVQTQTNKFSQIVQIAGLNLTEDFVGIDLSGEDLSDDNLSKANLSFADLSETNLRCTNLSGANLSGANLSGANLRNANLSGANLSDANLTDANLNGVDLKGAILSDANLNGANLRKADLTDANLKNANLTDANLSDTSLNKTADIVNIITNKSTDVEESIKSKEPKQKAFEPLLETDKKIAQATSDLVGLEKILDDVCREVKDLLGFDFVGISLVMPEQDTIESVYGTGIASRWVDQVRHYVNADPDLRDIQAHIIKTCDTEIISGWDKRFDRWVYERFNHERLNRIFTPILLVYDEQGKVVEDWFEHYEWHQNFVADKGEGNNRIIRMKILPTASLPEVIGTLEAGYENPEKRITDEQATLLAQLIARRALDIRRGRLRYVLETIAENAKDIFQADLTTLHFLWEPDQERYIYEVFAGDLGNATLDKFSPRKNGLGWQSIDERKPKYVTYPSPINENLETDLNQGVLARNSKTYAAFPLLINEKYMERKQNFVFVGVLYVHFGYEHPFIEELDRQGQYFANRAVDAIWHVMTYQKMRDEARQLYTLQCVTQSLNQIDSNLLSHIAWNTLNVLAADVVAIYEYIQTEQQFLTPSIIAGMLMQEEAMELDIDRDPVPFILIKRERNVYITDIENEPIFQNSFFKKTERVKSVASIMLKVDKDIVGIMFINYRRTHSFSNEEQEIINSIASSAASAIKNQRWLQTLDRIEREIITTLDREKLLALIVRKAVQNTGADIGVISIVEPISQELVAQARYPATERIEAISTHLKMGEGITGWVAMHRKAALVDDVETDQRYKHYFANSRSELCVPLLDKDCRILGVLNVESRQRAKFKQRDLRRLELLAGLAVIAIQNAQNAEREILAAVGDVSGKFFHRLNNKVNTVKTFLQEIFSNQDQNNIEISKDKGDTALLLLDEVSHSLTGMKIGHKEKPQPLCIHSIIKNALNEVTVPSMIRTHIKVAQNLPKVLGGEQQLIGIFYHLIQNAVDAMPNGGTLSINARTVEADDKLWVEVQVCDTGVGITLEKFDEIFQLGFTTKGDQGNIGLGLWLAKRQVESLGGVLKYDSSLGQGSQFTVTLITQSEIIN, translated from the coding sequence ATGAAAAACCAATTATCTTTACCAGATTTATTGCAAGAGTTAGTCCAAACTCAAACAAACAAATTTTCTCAAATAGTGCAAATAGCTGGTCTGAACCTAACTGAAGATTTTGTAGGCATTGACCTCAGTGGTGAAGACCTAAGCGACGATAATTTGAGCAAAGCAAACTTGAGTTTTGCCGATTTAAGCGAGACTAATCTCAGATGTACTAACCTCAGCGGTGCTAACTTAAGTGGTGCTAACTTAAGTGGTGCTAACTTGAGAAATGCCAACTTAAGTGGTGCTAACTTGAGCGATGCAAATCTCACTGATGCCAACCTGAATGGTGTTGATCTTAAAGGTGCTATCCTCAGTGATGCCAACCTGAACGGTGCCAACCTTAGAAAAGCAGACTTGACTGATGCTAACTTGAAAAATGCAAATTTGACTGATGCTAATCTCAGCGATACTAGTTTAAATAAAACTGCTGATATAGTTAATATAATTACTAATAAGTCTACAGATGTTGAGGAATCAATCAAGAGTAAAGAGCCAAAACAAAAGGCATTTGAACCACTCTTGGAAACTGACAAAAAAATTGCCCAGGCAACTTCAGACTTGGTTGGTTTAGAAAAAATCTTAGACGATGTTTGTAGAGAAGTTAAAGACTTACTAGGCTTTGATTTTGTTGGCATATCATTGGTGATGCCAGAGCAGGATACTATTGAATCAGTATATGGTACAGGAATTGCAAGTAGATGGGTTGATCAAGTTAGGCATTACGTGAATGCAGACCCAGATTTAAGAGATATCCAGGCACATATCATTAAAACTTGTGATACTGAAATTATTTCTGGTTGGGACAAGCGATTTGATCGCTGGGTTTATGAAAGGTTTAATCATGAACGATTGAATCGGATTTTTACGCCCATTTTATTAGTTTATGACGAGCAAGGAAAAGTAGTAGAAGATTGGTTTGAACATTATGAATGGCATCAGAATTTTGTAGCAGATAAAGGTGAAGGGAACAATCGGATTATCCGTATGAAGATACTACCTACTGCTTCTTTACCTGAAGTTATCGGCACATTAGAAGCAGGATATGAAAATCCGGAAAAACGAATTACAGATGAACAAGCAACCTTACTAGCTCAACTGATTGCGCGGCGGGCGTTAGATATTCGTCGTGGTAGGTTACGTTATGTTTTAGAAACTATTGCAGAGAATGCTAAAGATATTTTTCAAGCTGACTTAACTACCTTACATTTTTTATGGGAACCAGATCAAGAGCGCTACATATATGAAGTCTTTGCAGGAGATCTCGGTAATGCGACATTGGATAAATTTTCACCCCGGAAGAATGGATTAGGATGGCAAAGTATTGATGAAAGAAAACCTAAATACGTTACATATCCATCTCCAATCAATGAAAATTTAGAAACAGATTTAAATCAGGGGGTATTGGCAAGAAACTCTAAAACATATGCAGCCTTTCCATTACTAATTAATGAAAAATATATGGAACGAAAACAAAATTTTGTTTTCGTAGGAGTGTTATATGTCCACTTTGGATATGAGCATCCATTCATTGAAGAGCTAGATCGCCAAGGACAGTACTTTGCGAATCGGGCTGTTGATGCTATTTGGCATGTGATGACATATCAGAAAATGCGTGATGAAGCACGTCAGCTATATACCCTCCAGTGTGTTACACAATCTCTTAATCAAATAGATAGTAATTTGTTAAGTCATATTGCTTGGAATACACTGAATGTTCTAGCAGCAGATGTTGTTGCTATTTACGAATATATTCAGACAGAACAGCAATTCCTTACTCCGTCAATTATTGCAGGTATGTTGATGCAAGAGGAGGCAATGGAATTAGATATTGATAGAGATCCTGTACCATTTATATTAATTAAGCGTGAAAGAAATGTCTACATTACAGATATTGAGAATGAACCTATATTTCAAAATTCCTTTTTTAAAAAAACAGAAAGAGTTAAATCTGTAGCAAGTATTATGTTAAAAGTTGACAAAGATATCGTCGGAATTATGTTTATTAACTACCGACGAACTCATAGTTTTTCCAATGAAGAACAAGAAATTATTAACTCTATAGCATCTTCAGCAGCAAGTGCGATCAAAAATCAACGATGGTTGCAGACATTAGACAGAATTGAGCGCGAAATCATCACAACTTTAGATCGGGAAAAACTTCTGGCTCTAATTGTACGCAAAGCAGTGCAAAATACGGGAGCAGATATAGGAGTGATCAGTATTGTTGAACCCATTAGTCAAGAACTTGTTGCCCAGGCTAGATATCCTGCTACTGAGCGAATTGAAGCTATTTCTACACATCTCAAGATGGGTGAAGGAATTACTGGTTGGGTTGCAATGCATCGCAAAGCAGCATTGGTCGATGATGTTGAAACAGACCAGCGCTACAAACACTATTTTGCTAATAGCCGCTCAGAACTCTGTGTACCTCTTTTGGATAAAGATTGTCGGATACTTGGTGTGCTGAATGTAGAAAGCCGTCAAAGAGCAAAATTTAAGCAAAGAGACTTGCGGAGATTAGAATTACTTGCGGGCTTGGCAGTTATTGCTATTCAGAATGCACAGAATGCTGAAAGAGAGATATTAGCTGCTGTTGGCGATGTATCTGGTAAGTTTTTCCATCGATTAAATAATAAAGTTAATACAGTCAAAACATTTTTACAAGAGATTTTCAGTAACCAAGATCAAAACAATATTGAGATTAGTAAAGACAAAGGAGATACAGCTCTACTTTTGCTCGATGAAGTTAGCCATAGTTTAACAGGTATGAAGATAGGGCATAAGGAAAAACCTCAACCTCTATGCATTCACTCGATAATCAAAAATGCCTTGAATGAGGTGACTGTCCCTTCTATGATTCGCACCCATATCAAGGTGGCGCAAAACTTACCTAAAGTGTTAGGTGGAGAACAGCAATTGATTGGCATTTTCTATCACCTCATACAAAATGCTGTAGATGCAATGCCAAATGGTGGTACATTGTCCATCAATGCTAGAACTGTAGAAGCAGATGATAAACTTTGGGTCGAAGTTCAAGTTTGTGATACTGGAGTAGGTATTACATTAGAAAAATTCGACGAAATTTTCCAGCTTGGGTTCACTACTAAAGGTGATCAAGGAAATATAGGTTTGGGACTGTGGCTAGCTAAACGTCAAGTTGAAAGTTTGGGCGGAGTATTAAAATACGATAGTTCACTGGGTCAGGGTTCACAGTTTACAGTTACATTAATTACTCAATCAGAAATAATCAATTAG